The stretch of DNA GTTCGTCATTCCAATCCTCGCCGATTGTTTTACAGTCACCTTAGGTCGCGCATGCCTCCCGAATCCGCCAGCAGAAACAGGCGGGTTCGAAAGGTCCCTGCATTCTAAACAGCGAAGCCGCGGATTTCATACCGTCTCTGCGAAACGAAAGCCTCCTCCGCGCATGCAGAGAGGCCGCCCGATTTGATCCGGGCGGCCTCTATTTATGATGAACAGCTTGAGCTGGTTATTGTGACCGTTCCTGTCAGTCGCGTTTTAGAAACGAATGTTGAATACCGGACGCGGCGGTACGATGGCTCTGTTGCGAAACTTACGTTGGCGATATTCATAGAAAACCGGGGTCGGCACCATGTGCAGGTCCTCTTGCAAGTGATGCAACGTAGAATTGATCCGGCGTAACGTCCGACGCAGGTGGCGAGTTTCCGCACGTCCTAAGGTGTACGCATTGCCGCGGTATCCGTGGCGGGCCCGGTATTTGGCGACACGGTCCATCTCGTCGACAAGTCCTTCGACGTGGTGGTAGATTTTATCCAGTTGAGCCAAGTCCAAGATAATGTGTCGCCGAGCAGACGTGTGGTGTGCAACAGTGTGAATGTGACGAGCCAGTCGTTGCATTTTACGAGCATCGTTGGCTAAGTGGCGATAACTTGGGGTCGAACGGAAGTGATGCTCAATTTCGTCCCCGAATTCGGCCGTTTCACGCTGCAGCTGAGCTGCCAAATCATCGATATGTAAATCGGAAGCAGCACTGGCCGTCCCGGTGAATAGGCCCAAGGTCGCGATTGCAAAGGCAAAGGTAAGAGTTGTTTTCATTTCAAAAGTCTCCTGGGCAAGTGGATATTCGTGGGATAAGTTTCATTCGCATCTGCAGTGAGTAAACGCACTTCGCGTGCCAAACCGTGAACCAAACCAGTAAAAATCCACACAAACACTTACACACAAAAACTTTACAAATCCAACCAATCCCCGTGGGCCCTTAGATGTATTGAGCATCCACAAGCCAGGGTGTCCACATATTGACACACCGTAAATCACAACGACGACACCCAGTCCAGCACGGCATTTGTGGAATTTGGGTTTGCAAGAACGTTCCACGTTCGGCAAAATCTAAGCTGTGCTTAGGAATTATCCATTTGTCGATTGACCGCCAAGGAATCTGTGATGCGCTTTGCCTGGGGAGTGGTGATCGTCCTCGTCGTCTCTTGTACGGCCAGCCCGTGCCTCGCACAACGTGGCGGGCCTTCGCCTGAACGATTCTTTCGTATGCTCGACAACGATGGAGACGGCACGATTCGTGGCAGCGAATGGGATCGCATACCGCGGCTGCGGGGCATGCTGGAAGATATGGAGATCGACCCCGAACGCGGCGTGAAACTGGAGGAATTTGAAAGCCTCTCCGGCGAAATGATGCAACGTATGCGCGACCAGGGAGGTTTTCGTGGTCGCGGTCGGCGTGGGGACCGTGATGGCGACGAGGGACGCGATCGTGGCTATTCCCGAGGACGCTCGGGAGAATCAGATTCGGACGGAGACAGACGCGACTATGGACGTCGCGGAAGATCGCGTTTTGATCGGTCGTCGCGTGATAGCGATTCGAATGACGAGGAGGACAGGGACTCGGGACGACGTGGTTTTGGTCGCCGTCGCTCAGACGGCGGCGATTCCAGCGATGACAACAGACGCTCGCGAGGCTCTCGACGTCAGGAAAGACAAGACCGTAACGCAACGAATCGCAGTAGCAGCAATCAGCGCAATTCCGGGGACGAACCAAGACCGCGTGTGACCCTGTCGCTTCCAGCCGAGTATGCCTCCCGAGACCAAAACCGCGACGGTCAACTCGGTTTGTATGAATGGCCGCAAACGGATTTTTCGGCATTCGCCCGCTTAGATCACAATGGCGACGGATTTTTAACGCCGCGGGAATTGCAACGGTCTGACCGGCCAACCAGCAATCCCTCTGTCGTGAGCGTCGCCGCTCCACCGGCCCGCCCAAGCCGCACCGTAGCAAAGCCAGCTAGCGCATCGAGTTCGGACCAAGATGGTTCGAAATACCAAAAGTCAGCAGAATATGCGTTCCGCGCGCTGGATCGCGACAAGGATGGTGTGGTCGCGGTCGAGGAATGGAAACGGAGCCGATCCACACGGCCGCTGTTTGAGAAGGGGGGCGTGGACATTTCGCAAACCATGTCCCGCGAAGACTTTATCGCAAATTACATCCGTTTGCGTTCTCAGTAAGACGCCTTCTCAACGACTCGCTCGGCTTGGCCCAGAAAACGCTGCTTTTCGCAGCTGCTGCGCGGTATTATCGCCTGTACACAGCTAAATCGAAAAAAAACGATGTCAGGGCGACTTATTCTTGGTTTTTGCCGACCGGATTACCCCGTTGCGGTGTTGAATCTTAGTGACGTCCGAGAAAAATCGGAAAATGCGTCATAAGTTATTCGGAGGCAACGAAGTAGGGCTCACGGCCACACACCCTCTCTTGTGCCTGCTTTTATGCTCCCGGTAAAATTCCAGTAGTCCATGATTAGTCATTCCGAGCAACACACGCCGAAAGGCGACAGCCGTCGTTCGACTCGCCCTTTGTCCGAAGGCAATATTTTAATGCGCGAATTTTCAACACGACTCACGATCCTGATGGTGCTGGCGTTGTTCCAGGTACTGGCGTCCCAAACGATCGAGGCTCAGGAACGGGGCGGGCGGCGCGGGGGCGGATTCAATCGCGGCGGCGGAATGGGCCGCGGAGGCTTTGGCGGCGGCCGGAGTGGATTACTCGGCGCATTGTCGCGGGAAGAAATCCAGACCGAAATCAATCTCACCGCCGAGCAATCTGAAAAGTTCGAAGCACTCCGGGACAAGGTGAGCGAGCAGAGTCGAGAACTGTTTTCCGGTATGCGTGACGCTTCACCCGAAGAACGACAAGAACTCTTTGAGAAAGCACGGACCGCAGGGCAAAAACTGCAGGCAGAGGCCGATGCCGAATTAAAAACGATTCTGACAGCTGACCAAGCGACGCGGCTGCAACAAGTCTCGTGGCAATTGCAAGGGGCACGGGCGCTCGACAACGAGGAAGTGAATTCCCAATTGAAATTGTCGGCGGAACAACTCAAGCAGATCTCCGCCATTGTCGAGGAAGCCAACGAATCGCGCCGCGGCTCATTCGGTGGTCGGCGGCGTGGTACGGGCGGAGACCGTCCCAGTCGCGAAGAACAGCGTGCTGAGTTGGACGCCAAATTGGTGGCCGTCTTGACGCCAGAACAGCAACAACAATGGACGGCGATGCTCGGACCGACAGTCGAGGGTTTGAACGAATCCCGCAGGCGCGGTGGCAACTCCAGGAGAAACCGATCTGATCGGGACCGGTCCGAGGAGAAACCGGACAAGCCGAAACGGACTCAGACAGAAGCCGCAACACCTTCGAATCTCGCGCCCACAGACGGGACCGTCGTGGCCGACCTCTCCGCTGCCCCGAAGACACCGGAAGTGACGGAATCGGCCCAGCCTGCGGACGACGAGAATTTGCTGTCGTTTAATTTCCGCTACGCGCCGTGGGAAATGGTGCTGCGACGATTTGCCGAAGAAGCACAACTGAACCTCCAGATGGATGTCGTGCCGCCGGGGACGCTCAACTATTTTGACAAGGGGCGTTATACGCCGACTCAAGCGCTGGACGTGCTGAATGGATACCTGTTGCAAAAGGGGTACTTGCTCGTCAGACGGGATCGCTTTCTGGTGGTCGTCAACATCGACGACGGTATTCCACCGAATCTGGTGCCGCAAGTGACGGTCGAAGAGTTGCAAAACCGCGGCAACAATGAGTTGGTCTCGATCGTGGTTTCCCTGCCGGGGACCGATACGGAAACCGTGTCTGAAGAAGTCACTGCCATGCTGGGACCGCAAGGCAAAGTGGTTCCCATGGCGAATCTGTCGCGGTTAGTCATCACCGATACGGGTGGAAATCTGCGACGTATCCACCGCTTGTTGGTGGGAGACAATGACGGGCCGAAAAAATCGCAGAAGTTCCGCGCATTTCCGTTGAAATACGTCTCTGCCATCGATGCGGATAAGATTGTGCGAGATTTGTTTGGCTTGCCCGCAAGGGGATCGGCCAATAACGTCAGTGCGGCAAGTTCCTCAAACTCCGCCAGCGATCGTTACAGCCGTTTTCGTGGCTCACGGGATCGCGGGCGCGACGATCGTCGTGAATCCTCCCGAACGCCACCAGCGCCGGCATCAACAACCGGCGATGCCGTCCGCTTGGCGATTGACGAACGAACCAATAGCCTGTTGGTCACCGCATCGCCTGAGAACTTGCTGATCGTTGAAGAGGCACTGCAATCGGTCGACGTTGGAGAAGGTCCGGGGGGCGTGGCCATCGGCGGCAGCTCGAACCGGCCCCAATTAGAAGTTTACGAAGTCCAATCGGCCGACCCGCGTGAAGTCACGAAAACACTCGATGCACTGTTGCCGGGTGTGGTGGTGAATGAAGATGGCCGCGCGCGTCGCATTCATATTCTGGCCACTCCAGATGAGCATCGGCAAATTCGCGCGATCATCGATCAACTCGATGGAGCGGGGAGCGGACAAGGTGTCACGGTTGTCAACCTGACTCAGTTGGATCCCTTGGCGGCTGCTGGAACGTTGCGGTCGTTGTTTGAAGGAGATGGGGACAGCATCCCGACCATTGAACCGGATCTTGCCGGTCGCCGGCTGTTGATCCGCGGGACGACGGAGCAATTGGCGCAAATCAAAACGTTGTTGGCACAATTGGGCGAGGATGGGACGCGACAAGTTGGTACTGGCTCACCGGATCGCGGACCGATCCGCACGATTTCTCTTGGCGGCCGAGACGGCGGGGAATTGATCAAGCTGTTGCAACAGGTTTGGGGAGAATCCAGCAAGAATCCGATTCGCGTGGTCGTTCCCTCGGCAGTCGCACCGACGATGCGTTCAGAATCACCTGAGCAATCGAAACGGAAGCCGGTGCAACCAGTTGATGTGGAACCGGCAGTCTTGCGTCGAGAAAGCACTGAGGCCGACGTGGATGAGTCGTTGGAAAATGAATCGTCAGAGAGTGACTTGGACGAGGACCTCGATGCCTTTCTCGACGAACTGGAAGAAGGCGTGGATGCCGAGTTCAATGATGCCGAGACCAATGACGAAGTCGCTGTCGCACCGACCATGGAAGAATCAACAACCCAAACGGGCGCCCCCATCGTGATCGCCCCTAACGGCGGGAATTTGATCATTGCTTCGGAAGATGCCGAAGCCCTCAATCGCGTGGAGAATTTGATCGAAGCCTTGGCGCGTGCAGCTCCTCGCAAACGACAGTGGACGGTGTTCTATCTCCGTTCATCAGATGCACTCGAGACTGCCAGTACATTGGCTGAGTTATTCCCGGCTGGCTCGGTGGCGGCTCCCGCCGCTGGTGGGGGGACGAGTCTGGTGGGCTCGCTTTCATCGCTGGGTGGAAGTTTGATGGATATGTCCGGTCTATCCTCGCTGGGAGCGGGAACCGAATCGTTGCGAATCATTCCTGAACCGCGACTGAATGCCCTGTTTGTCAGCGGGCCGGCTGCGCAAATTGATGAAATTGAAAACGTGCTTAAAATTCTCGATGGGGGCGACTTGCCCGAATCGCTACGGGAGCGTCTGCCCCGACGGATCGCGCTGGAACACGCCGACGTCAATGAAGTCGCTGCGATTGTCCGTGAAGTCTACAAGGACTACATGGAAGAACCGGATCGTGGCAGACGAGGGGGTGGCGGTGGCAATCCGCTGGCCATGATGCTCGGGGGTGGTCAACAACAAGCCTCCGCACCGGGGGCAGGAATCAAACTCACGCTGGGTGTGGATGCCCGGACGAATACTTTGATTGTGGCTGCC from Symmachiella dynata encodes:
- a CDS encoding EF-hand domain-containing protein — translated: MRFAWGVVIVLVVSCTASPCLAQRGGPSPERFFRMLDNDGDGTIRGSEWDRIPRLRGMLEDMEIDPERGVKLEEFESLSGEMMQRMRDQGGFRGRGRRGDRDGDEGRDRGYSRGRSGESDSDGDRRDYGRRGRSRFDRSSRDSDSNDEEDRDSGRRGFGRRRSDGGDSSDDNRRSRGSRRQERQDRNATNRSSSNQRNSGDEPRPRVTLSLPAEYASRDQNRDGQLGLYEWPQTDFSAFARLDHNGDGFLTPRELQRSDRPTSNPSVVSVAAPPARPSRTVAKPASASSSDQDGSKYQKSAEYAFRALDRDKDGVVAVEEWKRSRSTRPLFEKGGVDISQTMSREDFIANYIRLRSQ
- a CDS encoding secretin N-terminal domain-containing protein — protein: MREFSTRLTILMVLALFQVLASQTIEAQERGGRRGGGFNRGGGMGRGGFGGGRSGLLGALSREEIQTEINLTAEQSEKFEALRDKVSEQSRELFSGMRDASPEERQELFEKARTAGQKLQAEADAELKTILTADQATRLQQVSWQLQGARALDNEEVNSQLKLSAEQLKQISAIVEEANESRRGSFGGRRRGTGGDRPSREEQRAELDAKLVAVLTPEQQQQWTAMLGPTVEGLNESRRRGGNSRRNRSDRDRSEEKPDKPKRTQTEAATPSNLAPTDGTVVADLSAAPKTPEVTESAQPADDENLLSFNFRYAPWEMVLRRFAEEAQLNLQMDVVPPGTLNYFDKGRYTPTQALDVLNGYLLQKGYLLVRRDRFLVVVNIDDGIPPNLVPQVTVEELQNRGNNELVSIVVSLPGTDTETVSEEVTAMLGPQGKVVPMANLSRLVITDTGGNLRRIHRLLVGDNDGPKKSQKFRAFPLKYVSAIDADKIVRDLFGLPARGSANNVSAASSSNSASDRYSRFRGSRDRGRDDRRESSRTPPAPASTTGDAVRLAIDERTNSLLVTASPENLLIVEEALQSVDVGEGPGGVAIGGSSNRPQLEVYEVQSADPREVTKTLDALLPGVVVNEDGRARRIHILATPDEHRQIRAIIDQLDGAGSGQGVTVVNLTQLDPLAAAGTLRSLFEGDGDSIPTIEPDLAGRRLLIRGTTEQLAQIKTLLAQLGEDGTRQVGTGSPDRGPIRTISLGGRDGGELIKLLQQVWGESSKNPIRVVVPSAVAPTMRSESPEQSKRKPVQPVDVEPAVLRRESTEADVDESLENESSESDLDEDLDAFLDELEEGVDAEFNDAETNDEVAVAPTMEESTTQTGAPIVIAPNGGNLIIASEDAEALNRVENLIEALARAAPRKRQWTVFYLRSSDALETASTLAELFPAGSVAAPAAGGGTSLVGSLSSLGGSLMDMSGLSSLGAGTESLRIIPEPRLNALFVSGPAAQIDEIENVLKILDGGDLPESLRERLPRRIALEHADVNEVAAIVREVYKDYMEEPDRGRRGGGGGNPLAMMLGGGQQQASAPGAGIKLTLGVDARTNTLIVAASNALFEQIAEMVESIDQSAADAQQTVRVVPIDANSAPLIEQSLGSLFGKIKVSTTTGSARASKPAESTKSSSSGSADEQRSNEIRQFFERRMRERMQGGGDRGRGGRGRRSERSGGRGGFSGARGERSR